The Quercus robur chromosome 7, dhQueRobu3.1, whole genome shotgun sequence genome has a segment encoding these proteins:
- the LOC126692724 gene encoding L-type lectin-domain containing receptor kinase VIII.2-like — MAAPSISRHFITFTFFIFFFKSLAADPNPSFSFTQFEKDPKFESNIALYGDAKVVDGGDAVQLTSPVSSSAGQVMYKKPIKLKEGNSRNMVSFSTYFSFSMSAGNGDGLDFFMVPSGFNVSEFNDSSFGGLLGSGKSKFKVVAVKFNTLSDGNNGLVKTHVGIGVSGAVSAKLSNVSAYNLSRISEKIHAWIDYEAGSRRLEIRLSQNGSLRPSSPLLSYLIDLSKVLEYKEVFVGFSSSTGNSTKTCFVYSWSFKFRNVPNWMHSEPLDPKAIAKNTKASIVEKRSDCLSKVLAAMIFGASCGALTAFTVLYLWTIFGSKRPVVPEEFAKQPMDCEYKKVQVVVDKAAIKDGKK, encoded by the coding sequence ATGGCCGCTCCATCCATTTCCCGTCACTTTATCACCTTtactttcttcattttcttcttcaagtcaTTAGCTGCAGACCCAAATCCTTCTTTTTCATTCACACAGTTTGAGAAAGATCCAAAATTTGAGTCCAATATCGCTCTTTATGGGGATGCAAAGGTTGTTGATGGTGGGGATGCGGTTCAACTTACCAGTCCGGTGAGTTCAAGTGCTGGGCAAGTCATGTACAAGAAACCCATTAAGCTGAAAGAAGGTAATTCTAGAAATATGGTTTCCTTTTCGACTTACTTCTCGTTCTCTATGTCTGCGGGCAATGGTGATGGTTTAGATTTCTTTATGGTTCCAAGTGGTTTTAATGTTAGTGAGTTTAATGATAGTTCATTTGGAGGCCTTTTAGGATCTGGAAAGAGTAAATTTAAGGTTGTTGCTGTCAAATTTAATACATTAAGTGATGGTAATAATGGTTTGGTTAAGACTCATGTTGGAATTGGTGTGAGTGGCGCTGTATCAGCAAAATTGAGTAATGTGTCAGCTTATAATTTGTCTCGTATTAGTGAAAAAATCCATGCTTGGATAGATTATGAAGCGGGTTCAAGGAGATTAGAGATTAGGTTGAGTCAAAATGGTAGTTTGAGGCCCTCTAGTCCCTTGCTCTCCTACCTAATTGATTTGTCCAAAGTGTTGGAGTATAAGGAAGTTTTTGTGGGCTTTAGCTCGTCAACTGGGAATTCTACAAAGACATGTTTTGTGTACTCATGGagttttaaatttagaaatgtTCCGAATTGGATGCATTCGGAGCCATTGGATCCTAAGGCCATTGCTAAGAACACCAAAGCTTCAATAGTTGAAAAGAGGAGTGATTGTCTGTCGAAAGTGTTGGCTGCAATGATTTTTGGTGCTAGCTGTGGGGCATTGACGGCGTTTACGGTGTTGTATTTGTGGACAATCTTTGGTAGTAAGCGTCCGGTAGTGCCAGAGGAATTTGCCAAGCAGCCCATGGATTGTGAGTACAAGAAAGTCCAAGTAGTTGTAGATAAAGCAGCCATCAAAGATGGTAAGAAGTAG